In one Modestobacter sp. L9-4 genomic region, the following are encoded:
- the hflX gene encoding GTPase HflX — MTTPQNRAILADAEDRADKAGRSRDTTTPSQWDLPGETPGSYALEERSALRRVAGLSTELTDVTEVEYRQLRLERVVLVGVWTEGTAVDAQRSLAELAALAETAGSEVLEALVQRRDKPDAGTYVGSGKANEIRDIVASTGADTVICDGELTPGQLNQLEKILKVKVVDRTALILDIFAQHATSREGKAQVELAQMQYMLPRLRGWGESLSRQAGGRVAGGGGIGTRGPGETKIETDRRRIRSRVSKLRKEIAGMSTARTTQRNSRDRNATPSVAIAGYTNAGKSSLLNQLTDAGVLVQDALFATLDPTVRRAETVDGREYTLTDTVGFVRHLPHQLIDAFRSTLEEVAASDLLLHIVDGSDADPLGQINAVHTVLADIDASSVPELIVVNKVDAMSEEDVLLLRQALPGAVWVSARTGEGLEALRDVIAARLPHPAVHVEVLVPYDRGDLVAKVHRDGEVLEEVHEAEGTRLVAQVDAGLAALLEPYPAPALEV, encoded by the coding sequence ATGACGACACCGCAGAACCGCGCGATCCTCGCCGACGCCGAGGACCGGGCCGACAAGGCCGGCCGGTCGCGCGACACGACCACCCCTTCTCAGTGGGACCTGCCGGGCGAGACGCCGGGGTCCTACGCGCTCGAGGAGCGCAGCGCGCTCCGCCGCGTGGCGGGGCTGTCCACCGAGCTCACCGACGTCACCGAGGTCGAGTACCGGCAGCTGCGCCTCGAGCGCGTCGTGCTGGTCGGCGTCTGGACCGAGGGGACGGCCGTCGACGCCCAGCGCTCGCTGGCCGAGCTCGCCGCCCTCGCCGAGACGGCCGGTTCCGAGGTCCTCGAGGCCCTCGTGCAGCGCCGCGACAAGCCCGACGCGGGCACCTACGTCGGCTCGGGCAAGGCCAACGAGATCCGCGACATCGTCGCCTCCACCGGCGCGGACACCGTGATCTGCGACGGCGAGCTGACCCCCGGCCAGCTCAACCAGCTGGAGAAGATCCTCAAGGTCAAGGTGGTCGACCGGACCGCGCTGATCCTGGACATCTTCGCCCAGCACGCCACCAGCCGGGAGGGCAAGGCCCAGGTCGAGCTGGCGCAGATGCAGTACATGCTGCCGCGCCTGCGTGGCTGGGGTGAGTCGCTGAGCCGGCAGGCCGGTGGTCGTGTCGCCGGCGGTGGCGGCATCGGCACCCGTGGCCCGGGTGAGACCAAGATCGAGACCGACCGTCGCCGCATCCGGTCCCGGGTCAGCAAGCTCCGCAAGGAGATCGCCGGCATGTCGACCGCCCGGACGACGCAGCGCAACTCCCGCGACCGCAACGCGACGCCGAGCGTGGCGATCGCCGGCTACACCAACGCCGGCAAGTCCAGCCTGCTCAACCAGCTCACCGACGCCGGTGTGCTGGTGCAGGACGCGCTCTTCGCCACCCTGGACCCCACGGTCCGGCGCGCGGAGACCGTCGACGGCCGGGAGTACACGCTCACCGACACCGTCGGCTTCGTGCGGCACCTGCCGCACCAGCTGATCGACGCCTTCCGGTCGACGCTGGAGGAGGTCGCGGCCAGCGACCTGCTGCTGCACATCGTCGACGGGTCCGACGCCGACCCGCTGGGCCAGATCAACGCCGTGCACACGGTGCTGGCCGACATCGACGCCTCCTCGGTCCCCGAGCTGATCGTGGTCAACAAGGTCGACGCGATGAGCGAGGAGGACGTCCTCCTGCTCCGCCAGGCGCTGCCCGGCGCGGTCTGGGTCTCCGCCCGCACCGGTGAGGGCCTGGAGGCGCTGCGCGACGTGATCGCCGCGCGGCTGCCGCACCCCGCCGTGCACGTCGAGGTGCTCGTGCCCTACGACCGCGGTGACCTGGTCGCCAAGGTGCACCGGGACGGCGAGGTGCTCGAGGAGGTCCACGAGGCCGAGGGCACCCGGCTGGTGGCGCAGGTCGACGCGGGGCTGGCCGCCCTGCTGGAGCCCTACCCCGCACCGGCCCTCGAGGTCTGA
- a CDS encoding transcriptional regulator, with product MSGPAGEERRPATDAEARALASAVRLRILRLCRDTALTNKELAARLGRNPATVLHHVRTLRETGFLAAEPERRGPRGAREVPYRATGKSWHMDNAGGPGPRKDPALGAFLEEVAEVGEQRLESTRLALRLTPAQKAELEDRVQELLDEFVARPADPEGQKWSLYLGMHPEL from the coding sequence GTGAGCGGACCCGCGGGTGAGGAGCGGCGGCCGGCCACCGACGCCGAGGCGCGCGCGCTGGCCTCCGCCGTCCGGCTGCGGATCCTGCGGCTGTGCCGCGACACCGCGCTCACCAACAAGGAGCTCGCCGCCCGGCTCGGCCGCAACCCGGCCACCGTGCTGCACCACGTGCGCACCCTGCGCGAGACCGGGTTCCTGGCCGCCGAGCCCGAGCGCCGCGGCCCCCGCGGGGCCCGCGAGGTGCCCTACCGGGCGACCGGCAAGAGCTGGCACATGGACAACGCCGGTGGGCCGGGGCCCAGGAAGGACCCTGCGCTCGGCGCCTTCCTGGAGGAGGTGGCCGAGGTGGGGGAGCAGCGCCTGGAGAGCACCCGGCTGGCGCTCCGGCTGACCCCGGCGCAGAAGGCCGAGCTGGAGGACCGGGTGCAGGAGCTGCTCGACGAGTTCGTCGCCCGGCCGGCGGACCCCGAGGGGCAGAAGTGGTCGCTCTACCTCGGGATGCACCCGGAGCTCTGA
- the miaA gene encoding tRNA (adenosine(37)-N6)-dimethylallyltransferase MiaA, whose protein sequence is MTGLPPVVAVVGPTATGKTALAVALAHRLGGEVVNADSMQLYRGMDIGTAKPTAAETEGVPHHLMDLWHVREPASVAEYRQRARAEVDRLRAAGVVPLLVGGSGLYVRAVLDELDFPGTDAAVRSRLGEELALAGPAALHDRLAALDPAAATAIMPSDGRRVVRALEVIELTGQPFSARLPEPRAHYPAVTVGLDRETAELDDRLARRVEAMWAAGFVAEVERLAADGLREGPTASRALGYAQVLQQFDGLLTPAEAVERTVVTTRRFVRRQRSWFRRDAATTWFDAARPDLVDAVEALVGARTIGA, encoded by the coding sequence GTGACCGGGCTGCCGCCCGTGGTCGCGGTCGTCGGGCCGACCGCCACCGGCAAGACCGCGCTTGCCGTGGCGCTGGCGCACCGGCTGGGCGGGGAGGTGGTCAACGCCGACTCGATGCAGCTCTACCGCGGCATGGACATCGGCACCGCCAAGCCCACCGCCGCCGAGACCGAGGGCGTGCCGCACCACCTGATGGACCTGTGGCACGTGCGGGAGCCGGCCTCGGTGGCCGAGTACCGGCAGCGGGCGCGCGCGGAGGTCGACCGGCTGCGTGCCGCCGGCGTCGTCCCGCTGCTGGTCGGCGGCTCGGGGCTCTACGTCCGCGCCGTCCTCGACGAGCTGGACTTCCCCGGCACCGACGCCGCCGTCCGCTCCCGGCTGGGCGAGGAGCTGGCGCTGGCGGGCCCCGCGGCGCTGCACGACCGGCTGGCCGCACTCGACCCGGCCGCGGCGACGGCGATCATGCCCAGCGACGGACGGCGGGTGGTGCGGGCGCTGGAGGTCATCGAGCTCACCGGGCAGCCGTTCTCCGCGCGGCTGCCCGAGCCGCGGGCGCACTACCCGGCGGTGACCGTCGGGCTGGACCGGGAGACCGCCGAGCTCGACGACCGGCTGGCGCGGCGGGTCGAGGCGATGTGGGCCGCCGGGTTCGTCGCCGAGGTCGAGCGGCTGGCCGCCGACGGGCTGCGCGAGGGCCCGACGGCGTCCCGGGCGCTGGGCTACGCGCAGGTGCTGCAGCAGTTCGACGGGCTGCTCACCCCCGCCGAGGCGGTCGAGCGCACGGTGGTCACCACCCGACGGTTCGTCCGCCGGCAGCGGTCCTGGTTCCGCCGGGACGCCGCCACCACCTGGTTCGACGCCGCCCGGCCCGACCTGGTCGACGCGGTGGAGGCGCTGGTCGGCGCCCGTACGATCGGGGCGTGA
- a CDS encoding phosphatase PAP2 family protein: protein MASSGASRPLTRPEDAAAPVTGTGRPPWWLLAVAAVVLVAVTVDLLTGGVLEALDLRVSGVVDGWDLRHSALYWPVWVFTQAGGRGTVLIVLAGLVAWTAVRRRTYVPALRILAALVLLTAVVYAFKWGTGRTAPEYPGSYFHRGGGSYPSGHVTNAVLMWGVARWQAVEFGLPAWVQRAARLLAVAGPFVSGIAMVALNFHWVSDVLAGLAVGVLLLGVVHALDTLPVSRWARARAGRQPS from the coding sequence GTGGCCAGCAGCGGAGCGTCGCGACCGCTGACCCGGCCCGAGGACGCCGCCGCGCCGGTGACCGGCACCGGCCGCCCGCCGTGGTGGCTGCTCGCCGTCGCCGCCGTCGTCCTGGTGGCCGTGACGGTCGACCTGCTGACCGGTGGGGTGCTGGAGGCGCTGGACCTGCGGGTGTCCGGCGTCGTCGACGGCTGGGACCTGCGCCACTCCGCCCTCTACTGGCCGGTGTGGGTGTTCACCCAGGCCGGTGGCCGCGGCACCGTCCTCATCGTGCTGGCCGGGCTCGTCGCCTGGACCGCCGTCCGGCGGCGCACGTACGTACCGGCGCTGCGGATCCTGGCCGCGCTGGTGCTGCTCACCGCCGTCGTCTACGCGTTCAAGTGGGGCACCGGCCGCACCGCCCCGGAGTACCCCGGCTCGTACTTCCACCGCGGGGGCGGCAGCTACCCGTCGGGTCACGTCACCAACGCGGTCCTCATGTGGGGCGTGGCGCGCTGGCAGGCCGTGGAGTTCGGGCTGCCGGCGTGGGTGCAGCGGGCCGCCCGGCTGCTCGCCGTCGCGGGACCCTTCGTCAGCGGCATCGCGATGGTCGCGCTCAACTTCCACTGGGTCAGCGACGTGCTGGCCGGGCTGGCCGTCGGCGTGCTGCTGTTGGGCGTGGTTCATGCGCTCGACACGCTGCCGGTGTCACGCTGGGCCCGTGCTCGAGCGGGCCGACAGCCGTCGTGA
- a CDS encoding glutathione-independent formaldehyde dehydrogenase: MKAVVYRGPKNVAVEDVPDPTIQAPTDVVVRITTTNICGSDLHMYEGRTNVEEGKVLGHENMGIVEEVGPGVDRIKVGDRVSVPFNIGCGSCRNCLEGWSSFCLRANPTEGMDGAAYGYANMGPYDGGQAQFLRVPWADFNLLTLPEGTDHENDFTMLSDVFPTGWHGVELSGQVPGDRVAVFGAGPVGLMAAHSAMLRGASQVFVVDKAADRLALASQIGATPIDFSAGDPVEQIMDATNGVGVDRGVEAVGYQAHDSAGEEHPELVLDNLVQVVKARGGIGVVGVYMPSDPGASSDLAKEGRIPFSYGQFFTKGQSMGTGQAPVKRYNRELRDLIITGRATPGFIVSHELGLDQAVEGYDKFDNREDGWTKVLLHPGK; the protein is encoded by the coding sequence ATGAAGGCAGTCGTCTACCGAGGCCCGAAGAACGTCGCCGTCGAGGACGTCCCGGACCCGACGATCCAGGCACCCACCGACGTCGTCGTGCGGATCACCACCACGAACATCTGCGGGTCGGACCTGCACATGTACGAGGGCCGCACGAACGTCGAGGAGGGCAAGGTCCTCGGCCACGAGAACATGGGCATCGTCGAGGAGGTCGGCCCCGGCGTCGACCGCATCAAGGTCGGCGACCGCGTGTCGGTGCCCTTCAACATCGGCTGCGGCTCCTGCCGCAACTGCCTCGAGGGCTGGTCGTCGTTCTGCCTGCGCGCCAACCCCACCGAGGGCATGGACGGCGCGGCCTACGGCTACGCCAACATGGGTCCCTACGACGGTGGCCAGGCCCAGTTCCTGCGCGTGCCGTGGGCGGACTTCAACCTGCTGACGCTCCCCGAGGGCACCGACCACGAGAACGACTTCACGATGCTGTCGGACGTCTTCCCGACCGGCTGGCACGGCGTGGAGCTCTCCGGCCAGGTCCCCGGTGACCGGGTCGCCGTCTTCGGCGCCGGCCCCGTCGGCCTGATGGCCGCCCACAGCGCGATGCTGCGCGGCGCCTCGCAGGTGTTCGTCGTCGACAAGGCCGCCGACCGGCTGGCGCTGGCGTCCCAGATCGGGGCCACCCCGATCGACTTCAGCGCCGGCGACCCGGTCGAGCAGATCATGGACGCCACCAACGGCGTCGGCGTCGACCGTGGCGTGGAGGCCGTCGGCTACCAGGCGCACGACTCCGCCGGCGAGGAGCACCCCGAGCTGGTGCTGGACAACCTGGTGCAGGTCGTCAAGGCCCGCGGCGGCATCGGCGTCGTCGGCGTCTACATGCCCTCGGACCCGGGCGCCTCGTCCGACCTGGCCAAGGAGGGGCGGATCCCCTTCTCCTACGGCCAGTTCTTCACCAAGGGCCAGTCGATGGGCACCGGCCAGGCGCCGGTGAAGCGGTACAACCGCGAGCTCCGGGACCTGATCATCACCGGCCGGGCGACCCCGGGCTTCATCGTCTCCCACGAGCTGGGTCTCGACCAGGCCGTCGAGGGCTACGACAAGTTCGACAACCGCGAGGACGGCTGGACCAAGGTCCTGCTGCACCCCGGCAAGTGA
- a CDS encoding MFS transporter, producing the protein MTTDRSLLRHRDFRQLWAAETVSQVGTQVTMLALPVIAVTLLDATPLQMGVLTALETAAFLLVGLPAGAWVDRWRRKRVLVTADLVRAVVLATLPVAYLADLLSLGQLFVVAAVTGTATVFFDVAYQSYLPALVDPDQLVDGNGKLEASRAVAHVAGPGVTGVLLRVLGAPLLVAVDAVSFLLSALLIGRIRTPDAVPDRAARRPLRTEIGEGLSFVVRHPLLRRIVACTGTGNLFGAMTNALLVLYVIRTLGLSEATLGLVFSLGAVGGLLGAATAARVARLVGEGRSIPLSAVTFAAAGAFVPLAAAGAPAVLLTTGWFVLSWSAVVYNVTQVSFRQRLCPPGLLGRMNASVRFIVFGGMPLGGLLGGVLGEWLGVLPALWIATAGGFLACLPVLFSPLVTMRDLPRELDVTAAPVGSGSAG; encoded by the coding sequence GTGACCACCGACCGGAGCCTGCTGCGGCACCGCGACTTCCGTCAGCTCTGGGCCGCCGAGACCGTGAGCCAGGTCGGCACCCAGGTGACGATGCTGGCCCTGCCGGTCATCGCGGTGACCCTGCTGGACGCCACCCCGCTGCAGATGGGCGTGCTCACCGCCCTGGAGACCGCCGCCTTCCTGCTCGTCGGGCTGCCGGCCGGCGCCTGGGTGGACCGGTGGCGGAGGAAGCGGGTGCTGGTGACCGCCGACCTCGTGCGCGCGGTCGTGCTCGCCACGCTCCCGGTGGCGTACCTGGCCGACCTGCTGAGCCTGGGCCAGCTGTTCGTCGTCGCGGCGGTCACCGGCACCGCGACGGTGTTCTTCGACGTGGCCTACCAGAGCTACCTGCCCGCGCTGGTCGACCCCGACCAGCTGGTCGACGGCAACGGCAAGCTCGAGGCCAGCCGGGCGGTGGCGCACGTCGCCGGCCCGGGCGTGACCGGCGTGCTGCTGCGGGTGCTCGGCGCGCCCCTGCTGGTCGCGGTGGACGCGGTCTCCTTCCTGCTCTCGGCGCTCCTCATCGGCCGCATCCGCACGCCCGACGCGGTGCCCGACCGGGCGGCCCGGCGCCCGCTGCGCACCGAGATCGGCGAGGGGCTGTCCTTCGTCGTCCGGCACCCGCTGCTGCGCCGCATCGTGGCCTGCACCGGCACGGGCAACCTGTTCGGCGCGATGACCAACGCCCTGCTCGTGCTCTACGTGATCCGCACCCTGGGCCTGTCGGAGGCGACCCTCGGGCTGGTCTTCTCCCTCGGCGCGGTCGGCGGCCTGCTGGGCGCGGCCACCGCCGCCCGCGTCGCCCGCCTGGTCGGTGAGGGCAGGTCGATCCCGCTGTCGGCCGTCACGTTCGCCGCGGCCGGGGCGTTCGTGCCGCTGGCCGCCGCGGGTGCCCCGGCGGTGCTGCTGACGACCGGCTGGTTCGTGCTCAGCTGGTCCGCCGTCGTCTACAACGTCACCCAGGTCAGCTTCCGGCAGCGGCTGTGCCCGCCCGGGCTGCTGGGCCGGATGAACGCCTCGGTGCGCTTCATCGTCTTCGGCGGGATGCCGCTGGGCGGGCTGCTCGGTGGCGTCCTCGGCGAGTGGCTCGGCGTCCTGCCCGCACTCTGGATCGCCACCGCGGGCGGCTTCCTGGCCTGCCTGCCGGTGCTGTTCAGCCCGCTGGTGACCATGCGCGACCTGCCGCGGGAGCTGGACGTCACGGCCGCGCCGGTTGGGTCCGGCAGCGCCGGGTAG
- the lexA gene encoding transcriptional repressor LexA, with the protein MAADGPTAGGTSPSRRTRATAQAADATTGTGAVAAVREFPDRGEAGDGLTQRQRRVLEVIRDSIDRRGYPPSVREIGEAVGLSSASSVAHQLSVLQRKGWLRRDPNRPRALDVRMPGETTVMAESPAETQATAAAADETSNPRPTYVPLVGRIAAGGPVLAEQAVEDVFPLPRELVGEGTLFMLKVAGDSMVEAAICDGDWVVVRQQPTAENGEIVAAMIDGEATVKTYKRRDGHVWLMPHNPAYEPIPGDDATVLGRVVTVLRRV; encoded by the coding sequence ATGGCGGCCGACGGCCCCACGGCAGGCGGCACGAGCCCCTCGCGACGCACCCGCGCGACGGCCCAGGCCGCCGACGCCACCACCGGGACCGGGGCGGTGGCCGCGGTCCGCGAGTTCCCCGACCGCGGGGAGGCCGGCGACGGCCTGACCCAGCGTCAGCGCCGGGTGCTCGAGGTCATCCGCGACTCCATCGACCGCCGCGGCTACCCGCCCTCGGTCCGCGAGATCGGCGAAGCCGTCGGGCTGTCCTCGGCCTCCTCGGTGGCCCACCAGCTCTCGGTGCTGCAGCGGAAGGGCTGGCTGCGCCGCGACCCGAACCGGCCGCGCGCCCTGGACGTGCGGATGCCCGGTGAGACCACCGTCATGGCCGAGTCGCCCGCCGAGACGCAGGCCACCGCTGCTGCTGCCGACGAGACGAGCAACCCGCGGCCCACGTACGTCCCGCTCGTCGGGCGGATCGCCGCCGGTGGCCCGGTGCTGGCCGAGCAGGCGGTGGAGGACGTGTTCCCGCTGCCCCGCGAGCTGGTCGGCGAGGGCACGCTCTTCATGCTCAAGGTCGCCGGTGACTCGATGGTCGAGGCGGCCATCTGCGACGGCGACTGGGTCGTCGTCCGTCAGCAGCCCACCGCGGAGAACGGCGAGATCGTCGCCGCGATGATCGACGGCGAGGCGACGGTGAAGACCTACAAGCGCCGCGACGGCCACGTCTGGCTGATGCCGCACAACCCGGCGTACGAGCCCATCCCCGGCGACGACGCGACGGTGCTCGGCCGCGTCGTCACCGTGCTGCGCCGGGTCTGA
- the dapF gene encoding diaminopimelate epimerase, which produces MIDSDPRVLLGHGTENDFVVLPDPDGTVWPEERLDAELVRRLCDRRAGLGGDGVLRVVRSVHVPDAPAVLGAALEDCEWFMDHRNADGSHAEMCGNGIRLYLHVLLAEGLLDRAAAEAGVLVGTRGGPRRVGARPDGGYWVDMGPAVPLGRSAARIAGVAYPGSGVSMGNPHLVCLTHVEVDTLDLTALPGVDPAMFPDGVNVEMVNILAATDAPTGASAHVRLRVYERGVGETRSCGTGACAAAYATLQAGGRTAGTVSVDVPGGRLEVAFDGTATVLSGPAVVVATGVLTREWLAG; this is translated from the coding sequence GTGATCGACAGCGACCCGCGGGTGCTCCTGGGCCACGGCACGGAGAACGACTTCGTCGTCCTGCCCGACCCCGACGGGACGGTGTGGCCGGAGGAGCGCCTGGACGCGGAGCTGGTGCGCCGGCTCTGCGACCGGCGGGCCGGGCTCGGCGGCGACGGCGTCCTGCGGGTGGTCCGCAGCGTGCACGTGCCCGACGCCCCCGCCGTCCTCGGTGCGGCGCTGGAGGACTGCGAGTGGTTCATGGACCACCGCAACGCCGACGGCTCGCACGCCGAGATGTGCGGCAACGGGATCCGGCTGTACCTGCACGTGCTGCTGGCCGAGGGGCTGCTGGACCGGGCGGCCGCCGAGGCCGGTGTGCTGGTCGGCACCCGCGGCGGCCCGCGCCGGGTGGGTGCGCGCCCCGACGGCGGCTACTGGGTGGACATGGGCCCCGCCGTCCCGCTCGGGCGCAGCGCGGCCCGGATCGCCGGCGTGGCGTACCCCGGGTCGGGGGTCTCGATGGGCAACCCGCACCTGGTCTGCCTCACCCACGTCGAGGTGGACACCCTCGACCTCACCGCGCTCCCCGGCGTCGACCCGGCGATGTTCCCGGACGGCGTCAACGTCGAGATGGTCAACATCCTGGCGGCGACCGACGCCCCCACCGGTGCCTCCGCGCACGTCCGGCTGCGGGTGTACGAGCGCGGCGTGGGGGAGACCCGGTCCTGCGGCACCGGCGCCTGCGCCGCCGCCTACGCCACCCTGCAGGCCGGCGGCCGGACCGCCGGGACGGTCTCGGTGGACGTCCCGGGCGGCCGGCTCGAGGTGGCGTTCGACGGGACGGCGACGGTGCTCTCCGGCCCCGCCGTCGTCGTGGCCACCGGCGTGCTCACCCGGGAGTGGCTCGCGGGCTGA
- a CDS encoding DUF349 domain-containing protein — MSSTENTGDRTQQPTTPEEQPETAVLEVAPVDEGPLGATPDAAVPEDGDPTAVTAEAVTPETVTPGTTEPVAEQSAPVAVPVETDAPAPAAEDVAVTEVAPVDEGPLGATPDAEPQDATPTAVETPAAETPAAPAPARSGGRAPSDVPSVVPAMPASDPSAWGRVDEDGTVYVKTAGGERSVGSWQAGAPAEGLAHYGRRFDDLATEVTLLEARLAAHTGNPGEIRTKAQELADTIPLAQAVGDLDSLSARARAMVSMADTAVAANRAEKAAQRVVQVQRKEALAAEAEDIAENSSQWKAAGDRLKAIVEEWKTIKGIDRKTDEALWQRFAAARDAFGRRRGAHFAQLDTQRSEARAAKSELIAEAEKLSTSTEWGPTSAAMRALMDRWKAVPRVGRDTDDDLWKKFRGAQDVFFAARTANDQARSSDEVANQKAKEELLAEAEKIEPGKNARGAQEALRKIQERYDAIGHVPRGVMRDLEDRMRAVEEKVRGAAEAGRPRVEPENPLLTSMRAAVTKAEEQLTKAQASGNAKRIAEAEAALSTRREWLTEAQKASSRR, encoded by the coding sequence GTGTCGAGCACGGAGAACACCGGAGACCGGACGCAGCAGCCCACCACCCCCGAGGAGCAGCCCGAGACAGCAGTCCTCGAGGTCGCCCCGGTGGACGAGGGGCCGCTGGGTGCCACGCCGGACGCCGCCGTCCCCGAGGACGGCGACCCCACAGCGGTGACCGCCGAGGCGGTGACCCCTGAGACGGTGACCCCCGGGACGACCGAGCCGGTCGCCGAGCAGTCGGCGCCCGTCGCGGTGCCCGTGGAGACCGACGCCCCGGCGCCTGCCGCCGAGGACGTCGCCGTCACCGAGGTCGCCCCCGTCGACGAGGGCCCGCTGGGTGCCACCCCCGACGCCGAGCCCCAGGACGCCACCCCCACCGCCGTCGAGACCCCCGCGGCCGAGACCCCTGCCGCACCCGCGCCTGCCCGGTCCGGCGGCCGCGCCCCCAGCGACGTCCCGAGCGTCGTCCCGGCCATGCCGGCCTCGGACCCCTCCGCCTGGGGCCGGGTCGACGAGGACGGCACCGTCTACGTGAAGACCGCCGGCGGCGAGCGCTCGGTCGGCTCGTGGCAGGCCGGCGCGCCCGCCGAGGGCCTGGCCCACTACGGCCGCCGCTTCGACGACCTGGCCACCGAGGTCACCCTGCTGGAGGCGCGGCTGGCCGCGCACACCGGCAACCCCGGCGAGATCCGCACCAAGGCCCAGGAGCTGGCCGACACCATCCCGCTGGCGCAGGCCGTCGGCGACCTCGACAGCCTGTCGGCCCGCGCGCGGGCGATGGTCAGCATGGCCGACACCGCGGTCGCGGCGAACCGGGCCGAGAAGGCCGCCCAGCGCGTCGTGCAGGTGCAGCGCAAGGAGGCCCTGGCCGCCGAGGCCGAGGACATCGCGGAGAACTCCTCGCAGTGGAAGGCCGCCGGCGACCGCCTGAAGGCGATCGTCGAGGAGTGGAAGACGATCAAGGGCATCGACCGCAAGACCGACGAGGCGCTGTGGCAGCGCTTCGCGGCCGCGCGGGACGCCTTCGGCCGCCGCCGGGGCGCGCACTTCGCCCAGCTGGACACCCAGCGCTCGGAGGCCCGCGCGGCCAAGAGCGAGCTCATCGCCGAGGCCGAGAAGCTGTCGACCTCCACCGAGTGGGGCCCGACGAGTGCCGCGATGCGCGCGCTGATGGACCGCTGGAAAGCCGTGCCGCGGGTCGGCCGGGACACCGACGACGACCTGTGGAAGAAGTTCCGCGGGGCGCAGGACGTGTTCTTCGCCGCCCGCACCGCCAACGACCAGGCGCGCAGCAGCGACGAGGTGGCCAACCAGAAGGCCAAGGAGGAGCTCCTCGCCGAGGCCGAGAAGATCGAGCCCGGCAAGAACGCCCGGGGCGCGCAGGAGGCCCTGCGCAAGATCCAGGAGCGCTACGACGCCATCGGGCACGTGCCCCGCGGCGTCATGCGCGACCTGGAGGACCGGATGCGCGCGGTCGAGGAGAAGGTCCGCGGCGCGGCCGAGGCCGGGCGTCCGCGGGTCGAGCCGGAGAACCCGCTGCTGACGTCGATGCGCGCGGCGGTCACCAAGGCCGAGGAGCAGCTGACCAAGGCCCAGGCATCCGGCAACGCCAAGCGGATCGCCGAGGCCGAGGCCGCGCTGTCCACCCGGCGCGAGTGGCTGACCGAGGCCCAGAAGGCGTCCTCCCGCCGCTGA